One part of the Nymphaea colorata isolate Beijing-Zhang1983 chromosome 8, ASM883128v2, whole genome shotgun sequence genome encodes these proteins:
- the LOC116259515 gene encoding serine acetyltransferase 1, chloroplastic-like: protein MAPCVEDSGSAMVAQRFANNANQDLISDPTAIYKFELLRALQRANDIEETDDLWIKMREEARQDVEQEPLLGSFYMAAILSHGSLESALATHLGNKLSTLYLPVSSLAEVFCTKFLEDGAIRTAVREDLKAIKERDPAWVSYVQCLLNLKGFLAIQAHRVAHRLWNQGRVPLALIIQNRVSEVFAVDIHPAARIGQGVLLDHATGVVIGETAVIGDNVSILHSVTLGGTGKDTGDRHPKIADGVLIGAGSYVLGNVKVGSGAKIGAGSVVLKEIPARTTAVGNPARLVGGKDNPIKSTCIPSMTMDLTSYISHWIEYEI, encoded by the coding sequence ATGGCGCCATGCGTAGAGGACTCAGGTTCGGCAATGGTTGCGCAACGTTTCGCAAACAATGCCAACCAGGACTTGATCTCTGATCCAACCGCCATTTACAAGTTCGAGCTCTTGAGGGCATTGCAACGTGCCAATGACATAGAGGAGACTGATGACCTGTGGATAAAGATGAGGGAGGAGGCCAGGCAGGATGTGGAGCAAGAACCACTCTTGGGCAGCTTCTACATGGCCGCCATACTTTCACACGGCTCGCTCGAGAGTGCCCTCGCTACCCATCTCGGCAACAAGCTGTCCACGCTTTACCTGCCGGTGTCCAGCCTTGCAGAGGTCTTCTGCACCAAGTTCCTCGAAGACGGTGCAATCCGGACGGCGGTTCGAGAAGATTTGAAGGCGATCAAGGAGAGAGACCCAGCATGGGTTAGTTACGTGCAGTGCTTGCTCAACCTCAAGGGGTTCTTGGCAATTCAGGCCCACCGGGTGGCTCACAGGCTGTGGAACCAAGGCCGGGTTCCATTAGCCCTGATAATTCAGAACCGGGTGTCGGAGGTTTTTGCTGTGGACATACACCCAGCAGCCAGGATCGGCCAAGGGGTGCTGCTGGACCATGCTACCGGAGTGGTGATTGGCGAAACTGCGGTCATCGGCGACAATGTGTCGATCTTGCACAGCGTGACCCTTGGAGGTACCGGCAAGGACACCGGCGATCGCCACCCGAAAATTGCCGATGGGGTGCTGATCGGTGCGGGCAGCTATGTTCTGGGTAACGTCAAGGTCGGATCCGGGGCCAAGATTGGGGCCGGCTCCGTGGTGCTGAAGGAGATTCCGGCCAGGACGACGGCGGTAGGAAATCCGGCGAGGTTGGTAGGTGGGAAGGACAATCCCATCAAGTCGACATGTATCCCAAGCATGACGATGGACCTGACATCTTACATATCCCATTGGATAGAATATGAAATCTAG